One genomic window of Tenacibaculum tangerinum includes the following:
- a CDS encoding NAD-dependent epimerase, whose amino-acid sequence MKILVTGAAGFIGFHLSKKLLTEGHEVVGIDNINDYYDVNLKYARLQQLGIDRKKAEVFHQEMTSATFNNFKFIRLNLEDKEALFQLFTTEKFEVVCHLAAQAGVRYSIENPDVYIQSNIVGFLNILECCRHHEIKHLVYASSSSVYGSNKKVPFSEGDRVDTPVSLYAATKKSNELMAHTYSHLYKMPTTGLRFFTVYGPWGRPDMAPILFADAISNNRPIKVFNNGDMERDFTYVDDIVEGVQRVLEKSVEDREELYKIYNIGNNDSVKLLDFITTMEANLGKEAVKEMLPMQPGDVKKTWANVDGLIKDYNYKPQVKIEEGVHCFVRWFISIQESKFIIFNG is encoded by the coding sequence ATGAAGATTTTAGTTACAGGAGCAGCAGGGTTTATCGGGTTCCATTTAAGTAAAAAATTACTAACTGAAGGACATGAAGTAGTAGGAATCGATAATATTAACGACTATTACGATGTCAATTTAAAATATGCTCGGTTACAACAATTAGGAATAGATAGAAAAAAAGCTGAGGTATTTCATCAAGAAATGACAAGTGCTACTTTTAATAATTTTAAGTTTATACGATTGAACTTAGAAGATAAAGAAGCACTATTTCAATTATTCACTACCGAAAAATTTGAAGTAGTTTGTCACCTAGCAGCCCAAGCAGGAGTGCGTTACAGTATCGAAAATCCCGATGTGTATATTCAAAGCAATATTGTTGGGTTTTTAAATATTTTGGAGTGTTGCCGACATCATGAAATCAAACATTTGGTGTATGCCAGTAGCTCAAGTGTGTACGGCTCCAACAAAAAAGTGCCTTTTTCCGAGGGAGATAGGGTTGATACTCCCGTGAGTTTGTATGCAGCTACGAAGAAAAGTAACGAATTGATGGCTCATACCTACAGTCATCTATATAAAATGCCCACTACAGGATTGCGATTTTTCACGGTGTACGGACCATGGGGACGACCCGACATGGCACCTATACTGTTTGCTGATGCCATTTCAAACAACCGTCCCATCAAAGTGTTCAACAACGGAGATATGGAACGAGATTTTACTTATGTAGATGATATAGTAGAAGGGGTACAAAGAGTACTAGAAAAATCGGTTGAAGATAGAGAAGAACTCTATAAAATCTATAACATAGGTAACAACGATTCAGTAAAATTGTTAGATTTCATTACAACAATGGAAGCCAATTTAGGAAAAGAGGCGGTTAAAGAAATGTTACCCATGCAACCAGGGGATGTCAAAAAAACCTGGGCAAATGTGGATGGTTTAATAAAGGATTATAACTACAAACCTCAGGTAAAAATAGAAGAAGGTGTGCATTGTTTTGTTAGATGGTTTATAAGCATTCAAGAATCTAAATTTATAATATTTAATGGGTGA
- a CDS encoding UDP-glucose dehydrogenase family protein, whose amino-acid sequence MKLAVIGTGYVGLVSGTCFSEMGNKVTCVDIDPKKISKLHQGIIPIYEPGLEKMVLKNVEKNNLFFTTKLEEALEEVTIVFIAVGTPMGEDGSADLQYVLAVAKEIGQKMNHRLIVVNKSTVPVGTADKVRVAIQSELDKRNVAIEFDVVSNPEFLKEGDAINDFMKPDRVVIGAESDYAFEKMRQLYTPFTMTNDRFITMDVRSAEMTKYAANAMLATKISFMNEIANICERVGADVNNVRAGIGSDSRIGYSFIYPGAGYGGSCFPKDVKALKKIAEEHGYEAQLIKSVEEVNNRQKFVIAEKIIKRFGEDLTGKTFGLWGLAFKPETDDMREAPAIYVVKELVKRGAKVQAYDPKAMEEAAHFYLKDVENITYKKAKYEVLANADALILLTEWKEFRSPDFSEIQQQLKTPVIFDGRNQYHSYHLEERGFEYYQIGKNS is encoded by the coding sequence ATGAAACTAGCTGTTATCGGAACAGGCTATGTAGGCTTGGTATCAGGAACCTGTTTTTCAGAAATGGGAAACAAAGTTACCTGTGTAGATATCGACCCCAAAAAAATAAGTAAGCTTCACCAAGGAATTATACCAATTTACGAACCAGGTCTAGAAAAGATGGTATTGAAAAATGTAGAGAAGAACAACTTATTCTTTACAACCAAGTTAGAAGAAGCCCTTGAAGAAGTTACTATTGTTTTTATAGCCGTAGGTACTCCTATGGGAGAAGACGGTTCGGCAGATTTGCAATATGTGTTGGCAGTGGCTAAAGAAATTGGTCAAAAGATGAACCACCGATTGATTGTCGTAAATAAATCTACCGTACCTGTGGGAACAGCCGATAAAGTAAGGGTAGCTATTCAATCGGAATTGGATAAAAGAAATGTGGCTATTGAATTTGATGTAGTTTCTAATCCCGAATTTTTAAAAGAAGGCGATGCCATCAACGATTTTATGAAACCTGATAGAGTGGTAATTGGAGCGGAGTCGGACTATGCTTTTGAAAAAATGCGCCAGTTGTACACTCCTTTTACAATGACCAACGACCGATTCATTACCATGGATGTACGTTCCGCAGAAATGACCAAGTACGCCGCCAATGCAATGCTAGCCACCAAAATATCGTTTATGAACGAAATCGCCAACATTTGCGAGCGCGTGGGAGCTGATGTAAACAATGTACGTGCAGGAATAGGGTCCGATTCACGAATTGGTTATAGTTTTATTTATCCCGGTGCAGGCTATGGAGGTTCTTGTTTCCCGAAGGATGTGAAAGCATTGAAAAAGATAGCAGAAGAACATGGTTATGAAGCCCAATTGATCAAGTCAGTAGAAGAAGTGAACAACCGCCAAAAATTTGTGATTGCAGAGAAAATCATCAAAAGATTTGGAGAAGATTTAACAGGAAAAACATTTGGTTTATGGGGATTGGCATTCAAACCAGAAACCGACGATATGCGTGAAGCCCCAGCGATTTATGTGGTAAAAGAACTGGTGAAGAGAGGGGCAAAAGTACAAGCATACGACCCAAAAGCGATGGAAGAAGCAGCACATTTTTATTTAAAAGATGTGGAGAACATCACTTACAAGAAAGCTAAATATGAAGTATTGGCTAATGCAGATGCGTTGATTTTATTGACAGAGTGGAAGGAGTTTCGTTCACCAGATTTTTCAGAAATTCAACAGCAACTGAAAACCCCAGTTATTTTTGATGGAAGAAATCAGTACCATAGCTATCATTTAGAAGAAAGAGGATTTGAATATTATCAAATAGGAAAGAACTCATGA
- a CDS encoding adenylyltransferase/cytidyltransferase family protein has protein sequence MKTGITFSAFDLLHAGHIKMLEEAKRQCDYLICGLQTDPTIDRPDKNRPVQSVVERYIQLKGCKYVDEIVPYATEQDLEDILRSFHIDVRIIGDEYANKQFTGRDFCEKKGIKLYFNKREHRFSSSGLRKEVHDKESLKSKDK, from the coding sequence TTGAAAACAGGAATTACTTTCAGTGCATTTGATTTATTGCATGCAGGACATATTAAAATGTTAGAAGAAGCCAAGCGCCAATGCGATTACTTAATCTGTGGTTTGCAAACAGACCCAACCATCGACAGACCCGATAAAAACAGACCCGTACAATCGGTAGTTGAGCGATATATCCAGTTAAAAGGCTGTAAATATGTCGATGAAATCGTTCCGTATGCAACTGAGCAGGATTTAGAAGATATTCTTCGTTCCTTTCATATAGACGTACGAATTATAGGTGATGAATATGCCAACAAACAATTCACAGGAAGAGATTTTTGTGAGAAGAAAGGAATCAAATTGTACTTTAATAAAAGAGAACACCGTTTTTCTAGCAGTGGGTTGCGAAAAGAAGTTCATGATAAAGAAAGTTTGAAATCAAAAGATAAATAA
- a CDS encoding nucleotide sugar dehydrogenase — MNNQKIAVIGLGYVGLPLARLFATKYSVVGFDINKERVAELMSGVDATLEVENEVLQSVLVEKPSDVNGLFCSASLEDIKDCNYYIVTVPTPVDKNNRPVLTPLIKASETVGKVLKKGDIVIYESTVYPGVTEEECIPVLEQVSGLKFNEDFYGGYSPERINPGDKEHTVEKILKVTSGSTPEIGKKVDDLYKSVITAGTHLAPTIKVAEASKVIENSQRDINIAFINELAKIFGLMNINTNDVLAAAGTKWNFLPFKPGLVGGHCIGVDPYYLAQKAQEFGYHPGIILAGRRMNDGMGEYVASQVIKLMIDKDIKIKKAEVLILGITFKENCPDVRNTKVVDVVKSLKEYNTNVTIYDPWADVEEVKREYNLQSIKESPQGKYDAVVLAVAHNEYKGMDLKSIMKDGAVVYDVKGVLPEEIVDRTL, encoded by the coding sequence ATGAATAATCAAAAAATTGCCGTAATAGGGTTAGGGTATGTAGGATTGCCTTTAGCAAGATTATTTGCAACAAAATACTCTGTAGTAGGCTTCGATATAAATAAGGAAAGAGTTGCAGAGTTAATGTCTGGAGTAGATGCTACTTTAGAAGTTGAAAATGAAGTGTTACAATCGGTACTGGTAGAAAAACCATCGGATGTGAATGGGCTTTTTTGTTCAGCATCGTTAGAAGATATTAAAGATTGTAATTATTATATTGTAACAGTGCCTACCCCGGTAGATAAGAATAATCGTCCTGTACTTACTCCATTAATTAAAGCGAGTGAAACGGTTGGGAAGGTTTTAAAAAAAGGGGATATTGTTATCTATGAATCAACAGTATATCCTGGAGTGACTGAGGAAGAATGTATTCCAGTATTAGAACAGGTTTCTGGATTAAAATTCAATGAGGACTTTTATGGAGGATATTCTCCAGAACGTATTAATCCTGGAGATAAAGAACATACGGTTGAGAAAATTTTAAAAGTAACTTCTGGTTCTACACCTGAGATAGGTAAGAAAGTAGATGATTTGTATAAATCGGTGATTACTGCAGGAACGCATTTAGCACCAACGATTAAAGTAGCAGAAGCATCTAAAGTGATAGAGAATTCTCAACGAGATATCAACATTGCTTTTATAAATGAGTTGGCAAAGATTTTTGGATTGATGAATATCAATACTAATGATGTGTTAGCAGCGGCAGGAACCAAATGGAACTTTTTACCGTTTAAACCCGGATTAGTTGGAGGACATTGTATAGGAGTAGATCCGTATTATTTAGCACAAAAAGCACAGGAGTTTGGGTATCATCCAGGGATTATTTTAGCAGGAAGAAGAATGAATGATGGAATGGGAGAGTATGTAGCTTCTCAGGTTATTAAGTTAATGATTGATAAAGATATCAAAATTAAAAAAGCTGAAGTATTAATTTTGGGAATTACGTTTAAAGAAAATTGTCCAGATGTACGTAATACCAAGGTTGTAGACGTGGTTAAGAGCTTGAAAGAGTATAATACAAATGTAACAATCTATGATCCTTGGGCTGATGTAGAAGAAGTAAAGAGAGAGTACAATTTACAATCAATAAAAGAATCGCCACAAGGTAAATATGATGCGGTTGTATTAGCTGTAGCACATAATGAATATAAAGGCATGGATTTAAAATCAATTATGAAAGATGGAGCTGTGGTGTATGATGTTAAAGGAGTATTACCTGAAGAAATAGTTGATAGGACGTTGTAA
- a CDS encoding bifunctional folylpolyglutamate synthase/dihydrofolate synthase: MTYEQVLDWMFAQLPMYQRQGQTAFKKDLTNIIAFCNELGNPQQKFKTIHVGGTNGKGSTSHMIASILQEAGYKVGLYTSPHLKSFTERIRINGEEISREAVVEFIEKNKAFLEKQRLSFFEMTVGMAFEEFASQKVDIAVIEVGLGGRLDSTNIITPEVSVITNIGLDHTQFLGETLPEIAFEKAGIIKKNVPVVIGERQKETEEVFVMKANECNAPIVFASDTKQHYKTDLLGDYQQNNVTTAVTTIHQLKEFTISEENITNGLLHVVSNTNLKGRWQVLQEHPKVICDTAHNKEGLLYTLKQLEKEKYKQLHIVLGVVSDKNLNEVLPLFPKKASYYFCKPNIPRGLFVDKLKEQADVFSLKGKVFDSVNQAFEKAKNNASEEDVIYVGGSTFVVAEVL, translated from the coding sequence ATGACTTACGAACAAGTACTAGACTGGATGTTTGCACAGTTACCCATGTACCAACGTCAGGGGCAAACAGCATTCAAAAAAGACTTAACCAATATTATTGCGTTTTGCAACGAACTTGGAAATCCACAGCAAAAGTTCAAAACTATTCATGTAGGAGGAACGAATGGAAAAGGCTCTACCAGTCACATGATAGCTTCCATACTACAGGAAGCAGGATATAAAGTAGGCTTGTATACCTCTCCTCATTTGAAAAGTTTCACAGAACGCATTCGAATCAATGGAGAAGAGATTTCTAGAGAAGCAGTAGTTGAGTTTATCGAAAAAAACAAAGCTTTTTTAGAAAAGCAACGATTGTCATTTTTTGAAATGACCGTAGGAATGGCATTTGAAGAATTTGCCAGTCAAAAAGTAGATATCGCCGTGATTGAAGTTGGTTTAGGAGGTAGGCTAGATTCAACGAATATCATTACACCTGAAGTTTCAGTAATTACCAATATCGGATTAGACCATACCCAGTTTTTAGGAGAAACCCTACCTGAAATAGCTTTTGAAAAAGCAGGAATCATCAAAAAGAATGTTCCCGTAGTGATTGGTGAGCGACAAAAAGAAACAGAAGAAGTGTTTGTTATGAAGGCAAACGAATGCAATGCTCCCATTGTATTTGCTTCGGATACTAAGCAACACTATAAGACTGATTTATTAGGTGACTATCAACAAAACAATGTAACCACAGCAGTAACCACCATTCATCAATTAAAAGAATTTACAATTTCCGAGGAAAACATCACAAACGGATTGTTACATGTGGTTTCCAATACCAACTTAAAAGGTCGCTGGCAAGTATTGCAAGAACATCCAAAGGTAATCTGTGATACAGCACACAACAAAGAAGGGTTGTTGTACACATTAAAACAGTTAGAAAAAGAAAAATACAAGCAATTGCACATTGTTTTAGGAGTCGTTTCTGATAAGAATTTGAACGAAGTTTTACCGCTGTTTCCAAAAAAAGCAAGCTATTATTTTTGCAAACCCAATATTCCCCGAGGATTGTTTGTAGATAAATTAAAAGAACAAGCAGATGTGTTTAGTTTGAAAGGAAAGGTGTTTGATTCTGTAAATCAAGCTTTTGAAAAAGCAAAAAATAATGCTTCCGAAGAAGACGTTATTTATGTGGGCGGAAGCACGTTTGTAGTAGCGGAAGTTTTATAG
- a CDS encoding NAD-dependent epimerase, which translates to MKILVTGAAGFIGFHLSKKLLTEGHEVVGIDNINDYYDVNLKYARLQQLGIDRKKAEVFHQEMTSATFNNFKFIRLNLEDKEALFQLFTTEKFEVVCHLAAQAGVRYSIENPDVYIQSNIVGFLNILECCRHHEIKHLVYASSSSVYGSNKKVPFSEGDRVDTPVSLYAATKKSNELMAHTYSHLYKMPTTGLRFFTVYGPWGRPDMAPILFADAISNNRPIKVFNNGDMERDFTYVDDIVEGVQRVLEKSVEDREELYKIYNIGNNDSVKLLDFITTMEANLGKEAVKEMLPMQPGDVKKTWANVDGLIKDYNYKPQVKIEEGVRRFVQWYQEYHS; encoded by the coding sequence ATGAAGATTTTAGTTACAGGAGCAGCAGGGTTTATCGGGTTCCATTTAAGTAAAAAATTACTAACTGAAGGACATGAAGTAGTAGGAATCGATAATATTAACGACTATTACGATGTCAATTTAAAATATGCTCGGTTACAACAATTAGGAATAGATAGAAAAAAAGCTGAGGTATTTCATCAAGAAATGACAAGTGCTACTTTTAATAATTTTAAGTTTATACGATTGAACTTAGAAGATAAAGAAGCACTATTTCAATTATTCACTACCGAAAAATTTGAAGTAGTTTGTCACCTAGCAGCCCAAGCAGGAGTGCGTTACAGTATCGAAAATCCCGATGTGTATATTCAAAGCAATATTGTTGGGTTTTTAAATATTTTGGAGTGTTGCCGACATCATGAAATCAAACATTTGGTGTATGCCAGTAGCTCAAGTGTGTACGGCTCCAACAAAAAAGTGCCTTTTTCCGAGGGAGATAGGGTTGATACTCCCGTGAGTTTGTATGCAGCTACGAAGAAAAGTAACGAATTGATGGCTCATACCTACAGTCATCTATATAAAATGCCCACTACAGGATTGCGATTTTTCACGGTGTACGGACCATGGGGACGACCCGACATGGCACCTATACTGTTTGCTGATGCCATTTCAAACAACCGTCCCATCAAAGTGTTCAACAACGGAGATATGGAACGAGATTTTACTTATGTAGATGATATAGTAGAAGGGGTACAAAGAGTACTAGAAAAATCGGTTGAAGATAGAGAAGAACTCTATAAAATCTATAACATAGGTAACAACGATTCAGTAAAATTGTTAGATTTCATTACAACAATGGAAGCCAATTTAGGAAAAGAGGCGGTTAAAGAAATGTTACCCATGCAACCAGGGGATGTCAAAAAAACCTGGGCAAATGTGGATGGTTTAATAAAGGATTATAACTACAAACCTCAGGTAAAAATAGAAGAAGGAGTACGTCGTTTTGTACAATGGTATCAAGAATATCACAGTTAA
- a CDS encoding adenylyltransferase/cytidyltransferase family protein has protein sequence MKTGITFSAFDLLHAGHIKMLEEAKRQCDYLICGLQTDPTIDRPDKNRPVQSVVERYIQLKGCKYVDEIVPYATEQDLEDILRSFHIDVRIIGDEYANKQFTGRDFCEKKGIKLYFNKREHRFSSSGLRKEVHDKESLKSKDK, from the coding sequence ATGAAAACAGGAATTACTTTCAGTGCATTTGATTTATTGCATGCAGGACATATTAAAATGTTAGAAGAAGCCAAGCGCCAATGCGATTACTTAATCTGTGGTTTGCAAACAGACCCAACCATCGACAGACCCGATAAAAACAGACCCGTACAATCGGTAGTTGAGCGATATATCCAGTTAAAAGGCTGTAAATATGTCGATGAAATCGTTCCGTATGCAACTGAGCAGGATTTAGAAGATATTCTTCGTTCCTTTCATATAGACGTACGAATTATAGGTGATGAATATGCCAACAAACAATTCACAGGAAGAGATTTTTGTGAGAAGAAAGGAATCAAATTGTACTTTAATAAAAGAGAACACCGTTTTTCTAGCAGTGGGTTGCGAAAAGAAGTTCATGATAAAGAAAGTTTGAAATCAAAAGATAAATAA
- a CDS encoding energy transducer TonB — MKVLDTQHKRKSAVITAIILILLLIGIYNYGMKYLDPPIEYGLAINFGNSDVGSGEPVEKTKAQATPQQEEVVEEQEEEVSEETVKEEMITNDTAEEVPVVEKKKEEKKVIKEAPKETKPKEKPKPKPSKEATDALNSLLNGTSNNGANKGEGDDNQSGVKGNEQGDPSSDKYYGNSGSGSGGNYNLAGRKALSKPIEKPDCQEEGTVVVIIEVNQNGKVIKATPGAKGTTNSAFCLYDAAKKAALKTTWNADGNAPSKQRGTIIYKFSLSK; from the coding sequence ATGAAAGTTTTAGATACCCAACATAAACGTAAATCGGCTGTAATCACAGCTATTATTCTAATACTCTTATTAATTGGAATATATAACTACGGAATGAAATATCTCGATCCGCCTATTGAGTACGGATTAGCGATTAATTTTGGGAATTCAGATGTAGGAAGTGGTGAACCTGTTGAAAAAACAAAAGCTCAAGCTACTCCACAACAAGAAGAAGTGGTAGAAGAACAAGAAGAAGAAGTTTCTGAAGAGACAGTTAAAGAAGAAATGATTACAAATGATACTGCGGAAGAGGTGCCTGTAGTTGAAAAAAAGAAAGAAGAAAAAAAAGTAATTAAAGAAGCTCCGAAAGAAACAAAACCAAAAGAAAAACCCAAGCCAAAACCCTCGAAAGAAGCAACAGATGCCTTAAACAGTTTGCTAAACGGTACTTCAAATAACGGAGCCAATAAAGGTGAAGGAGACGATAACCAATCTGGAGTAAAAGGAAACGAACAAGGAGACCCTAGTTCAGATAAATATTATGGAAACTCGGGCAGTGGTTCAGGAGGAAATTATAACTTAGCAGGAAGAAAAGCACTCTCGAAACCTATAGAAAAGCCAGACTGTCAAGAAGAAGGAACGGTGGTAGTAATTATAGAAGTAAATCAAAATGGAAAAGTAATCAAAGCTACTCCCGGAGCCAAAGGAACCACCAATTCTGCTTTTTGTTTATACGACGCAGCAAAAAAAGCAGCATTGAAAACAACATGGAATGCCGATGGAAATGCACCATCAAAACAAAGAGGAACAATCATCTACAAGTTTTCTCTTTCAAAATAA
- a CDS encoding ExbD/TolR family protein yields the protein MNLRGRNKVNPNFNMSSMTDIVFLLLIFFMLTSTLVTVSAIDVLLPKAGGKTENNTSVAVTITKDASFYIDKTKVSNANLERELVTKVGSDKKKTVVIRGDQNVPYKKVMQVIDIANRNKLKMTLAVKGGK from the coding sequence ATGAACTTACGAGGAAGAAATAAAGTCAATCCAAATTTCAATATGTCATCTATGACTGATATTGTTTTCTTGCTATTGATATTTTTTATGCTAACGTCAACATTGGTAACCGTTAGTGCTATTGATGTACTATTGCCTAAGGCTGGTGGAAAAACAGAGAACAATACTTCAGTAGCAGTAACCATTACTAAAGATGCTTCTTTCTATATAGATAAAACCAAGGTGAGTAATGCTAATTTGGAAAGAGAATTGGTAACAAAAGTAGGAAGCGATAAAAAGAAAACTGTTGTAATTCGAGGAGATCAAAATGTACCCTATAAAAAGGTAATGCAAGTAATTGATATTGCGAATAGAAATAAGTTAAAAATGACTTTAGCAGTAAAAGGAGGTAAATAA
- a CDS encoding MotA/TolQ/ExbB proton channel family protein, whose translation MVAYFQEQEALLEEVAQEKTLSIYNLIMDGGVGGQIIIALLFVLLAVALYIYFERFFAIKAASKVDINFMDQIRDHVTSGRIDSAKSLCDNTNTPTARLIGKGISRIGKPLEDINTAIENAGKLEVYQLEKNVSVLATIAGAAPMIGFLGTVIGMIVAIHEIANSGGQIDIKMLSDGLYTAMTTTVAGLIVGIIAYIAYNHLVVRTDKVIYQMEAKSVEFLDLLNEPV comes from the coding sequence ATGGTAGCATATTTTCAAGAACAAGAAGCGTTATTAGAAGAAGTTGCACAAGAAAAAACATTATCAATCTATAATTTGATAATGGATGGAGGTGTAGGAGGACAAATCATAATAGCCCTACTGTTTGTATTATTAGCGGTAGCCTTATATATTTATTTTGAACGATTTTTTGCCATAAAAGCAGCATCGAAAGTAGATATAAACTTTATGGATCAAATTAGAGATCACGTTACTAGCGGAAGAATCGATAGCGCAAAATCACTTTGTGACAATACCAATACACCCACAGCAAGATTAATAGGTAAAGGAATTTCTAGAATAGGAAAACCTTTAGAAGATATTAATACGGCGATAGAAAATGCGGGGAAGTTAGAAGTATATCAACTCGAAAAAAACGTATCAGTACTAGCAACCATTGCAGGAGCAGCTCCTATGATTGGTTTTTTAGGAACCGTAATTGGAATGATTGTTGCAATACACGAAATAGCAAACTCTGGAGGGCAAATTGATATTAAAATGTTATCAGACGGTTTGTATACAGCAATGACAACTACTGTTGCAGGTTTAATTGTGGGGATTATAGCCTATATCGCATACAACCATTTAGTGGTTAGAACAGATAAAGTAATCTACCAGATGGAAGCAAAATCGGTAGAATTTTTAGATTTACTAAACGAGCCAGTGTAA
- the nhaB gene encoding sodium/proton antiporter NhaB, which yields MFKYFLGNSPKWFKMTMISFLIFNIFSFFFIGKTVTAWLFIGEFIFTLAMALKCYPLQSGGLLAIEALALGLTSPEKAYHEVDQNLEVILLLVFMVAGIYFMKPLLMYIFSKVFTKIKSKVVLSLLFVFLSAILSAFLDALTVTAVLISVAVGFYGVYHKIHSKSTSDYDNDGVLDRKSLSGETLEQFRSFLRSLTMHGVVGTALGGVCTLVGEPQNLLIGERMGWDFIEFFMKMAPITIPVLIAGMITTVILETTGWFGFGAKLPDVAARIIEKYTEEEDAKRTHKEKYGLMVQGIAAVLLIAGLATHIAPVGFIGLGLIIIQTAFMGIIEEHQLGPAFEEALPFTGLLVVFFVIVAMIHDQHLFSPIIAWALEQDPASQPGLFYIANGVLSAISDNVFVATVYIGEVQEAFKNGVISREHFEKLAIAINTGTNLPSVATPNGQAAFLFLLTSSLAPLIDLSYGRMVKMALPYTIVLGGLGYIMVKIVLG from the coding sequence ATGTTTAAATATTTTTTAGGGAATAGTCCTAAATGGTTTAAAATGACCATGATTAGCTTTTTAATCTTTAACATTTTTTCTTTCTTTTTTATTGGAAAAACAGTAACAGCATGGCTTTTCATTGGAGAGTTTATTTTTACCCTAGCAATGGCTTTAAAATGCTACCCTCTTCAATCAGGAGGGCTTTTAGCAATTGAAGCATTAGCATTAGGGTTAACTTCACCAGAAAAAGCGTATCATGAAGTAGACCAAAACTTAGAAGTGATTTTGCTTTTAGTTTTTATGGTGGCGGGAATTTACTTTATGAAACCACTGTTAATGTATATTTTCAGCAAAGTATTTACCAAGATAAAGTCTAAAGTAGTTTTATCGTTACTATTCGTTTTTTTGTCTGCAATACTATCAGCGTTCTTAGATGCCTTGACGGTTACAGCTGTTTTAATTAGTGTTGCGGTTGGTTTTTATGGAGTGTATCACAAAATTCACTCTAAATCAACATCAGATTATGATAATGATGGTGTTTTAGATAGAAAAAGTTTAAGTGGTGAAACCTTAGAACAATTCCGAAGTTTCCTTCGTAGTTTAACAATGCACGGTGTTGTTGGTACTGCACTAGGAGGAGTATGTACATTGGTAGGAGAACCTCAAAATTTATTAATTGGGGAACGCATGGGATGGGATTTTATTGAGTTTTTCATGAAAATGGCCCCAATTACGATTCCAGTACTTATAGCAGGAATGATTACTACCGTAATTCTTGAAACAACAGGATGGTTTGGTTTCGGAGCGAAATTACCAGATGTAGCTGCAAGAATTATAGAGAAATACACCGAAGAAGAAGATGCCAAACGTACACACAAAGAAAAATACGGTTTAATGGTGCAAGGAATTGCAGCAGTTTTGTTAATAGCAGGATTGGCAACCCATATTGCCCCAGTAGGTTTTATAGGCTTAGGCTTAATCATTATACAAACTGCTTTTATGGGTATTATTGAAGAGCACCAATTAGGACCTGCTTTCGAAGAAGCACTCCCATTTACAGGGTTATTAGTAGTGTTTTTCGTAATTGTAGCCATGATACACGACCAACACTTATTCAGTCCTATTATTGCATGGGCATTAGAACAAGACCCAGCATCACAACCAGGATTATTCTATATTGCTAACGGAGTGTTGTCTGCAATTAGTGATAATGTTTTCGTCGCTACCGTATATATTGGCGAGGTGCAAGAAGCATTTAAAAATGGCGTAATTTCAAGAGAACATTTTGAAAAACTGGCAATAGCGATTAATACAGGGACAAATTTACCTAGTGTCGCTACACCTAACGGACAGGCAGCATTTCTGTTCTTGCTCACCTCTTCTTTAGCACCTCTAATCGATCTGTCGTATGGTAGAATGGTAAAAATGGCATTACCGTACACTATTGTTTTAGGAGGCTTAGGTTACATTATGGTAAAAATAGTATTAGGATAG